The following coding sequences lie in one Microvirgula aerodenitrificans DSM 15089 genomic window:
- a CDS encoding TolC family protein, translating to MRVLQQALPQAGGLRLLSMAVVLALTGCAVSPKPISVQERQATLEADRQAMFGSQEALSGPVTLQEAMARALKYNLDYRVKLMEEAMAQRQLDLSSLDMLPRLAAGAGFTSRNKDNASSSQNVETGQQSLVPSVSTERQQRTADLSLSWNVLDFGVSYYTSQQQSDRLLILQQRKRKVAQQMMQQVREAWWQAVAAQQLQTRIDSLLKEAEAAMEDARQVEVQKLRSPLEALTYRRQLLDVIRQMGIIRNALSQAKPRLAAIMNVPPGQRFDVAVPAELTLPPLTLGIDRMEEMALLNRPELAEARYNERIGTAETRKAIAKLLPGLEFSVGEHYDSNKFLVNNAWGDAGLRISWNLLNLFNAGPITRAANAQLEVAKAQRMALSMAVLTQVHVAYLDFQGRSRQFGLEKELNGVEQRIYEQNRNASNSGAQGRLPSILANANSVFSSLRLYQSYGDLQNAYGQMGASLGLDPLPSAAAGHDLPALVAAFKGAEQQWQGSIAGEQQ from the coding sequence ATGCGAGTCTTGCAACAAGCGCTGCCGCAAGCCGGGGGCTTGCGGTTGCTGTCCATGGCCGTGGTGCTGGCCCTGACCGGCTGCGCCGTCAGCCCGAAGCCGATCAGCGTTCAGGAGCGGCAGGCGACGCTGGAAGCGGATCGCCAGGCCATGTTTGGCAGCCAGGAGGCGCTGAGCGGGCCGGTGACCCTGCAGGAGGCGATGGCACGGGCGCTGAAGTACAACCTCGATTACCGGGTCAAGCTGATGGAAGAGGCGATGGCGCAGCGCCAGCTCGACCTGTCCAGCCTGGACATGCTGCCGCGGCTGGCGGCGGGGGCCGGTTTCACCTCGCGCAACAAGGACAATGCCTCGTCATCACAGAACGTGGAAACCGGCCAGCAATCGCTGGTGCCGTCGGTGTCCACCGAGCGCCAGCAGCGCACCGCTGACCTGAGCCTGAGCTGGAACGTGCTCGATTTCGGCGTCAGCTACTACACGTCGCAGCAGCAGTCCGACCGGCTGCTGATCCTGCAGCAGCGCAAGCGCAAGGTCGCCCAGCAGATGATGCAGCAGGTGCGCGAAGCCTGGTGGCAGGCGGTGGCGGCCCAGCAGCTGCAGACCCGCATCGACAGCCTGCTGAAGGAAGCCGAAGCCGCCATGGAGGATGCGCGCCAGGTTGAAGTGCAGAAGCTGCGCTCGCCACTGGAAGCGCTGACCTATCGCCGCCAGCTGCTCGATGTGATCCGCCAGATGGGCATCATCCGCAATGCCCTGTCGCAGGCCAAGCCGCGGCTGGCCGCAATCATGAACGTGCCGCCCGGCCAGCGCTTCGACGTGGCGGTGCCGGCCGAGCTGACCCTGCCGCCGCTGACGCTCGGCATCGACAGAATGGAAGAAATGGCGCTGCTGAACCGGCCGGAACTGGCCGAGGCACGCTACAACGAGCGCATCGGCACGGCGGAAACGCGCAAGGCCATCGCCAAACTGCTGCCGGGCCTTGAGTTCAGCGTCGGCGAGCATTACGACAGCAACAAATTCCTGGTCAACAATGCCTGGGGCGATGCCGGCCTGCGCATCAGCTGGAATCTGCTGAACCTGTTCAATGCCGGCCCGATCACCCGTGCCGCCAACGCACAGCTGGAAGTTGCCAAGGCACAGCGCATGGCACTGAGCATGGCGGTGCTGACCCAGGTCCACGTCGCCTATCTCGACTTCCAGGGCCGCTCTCGCCAGTTCGGGCTCGAGAAGGAACTCAACGGCGTCGAGCAGCGCATCTACGAGCAGAACCGCAATGCCAGCAACAGCGGCGCGCAGGGCCGTCTGCCGTCGATCCTGGCCAATGCGAACTCGGTATTCTCGTCGCTGCGCCTGTACCAGAGTTATGGCGACCTGCAGAACGCCTATGGCCAGATGGGCGCCAGTCTGGGCCTCGATCCGTTGCCGAGCGCCGCCGCCGGCCACGACCTGCCGGCGCTGGTCGCCGCGTTCAAGGGGGCCGAGCAGCAGTGGCAGGGCTCGATCGCGGGGGAACAACAGTGA
- a CDS encoding efflux RND transporter periplasmic adaptor subunit — MKTGLRLAVLAVLLGHGVGALAAPASDGRIRVQLMARHAVTLSGEIAAKIARLPVQEGGSFKRGDLLVSFDCGSYRAQLRKAQASLEAASQLVKVNDQLARLNSAGALELAQSRGKAKEAAADTSYMQTVVSKCSITAPFDGRVARRIAAVHQYVSPGNPVLDIVDSGQLELRMIVPSKWLARVTPGSRFTVVVDELGTRFPAHVERRGAQIDPVSQSIPVVGVIDGDAASLLPGMSGWASFK, encoded by the coding sequence GTGAAAACGGGACTTCGCCTGGCCGTGCTGGCCGTTCTGCTGGGCCACGGTGTCGGGGCGCTGGCCGCCCCGGCCAGCGATGGCCGCATTCGCGTGCAGTTGATGGCGCGCCATGCCGTGACCCTGTCCGGCGAAATTGCCGCCAAGATTGCCCGGCTGCCGGTGCAGGAAGGCGGCAGCTTCAAGCGCGGCGACCTGCTGGTCAGCTTCGATTGCGGCAGCTACCGCGCCCAACTGCGCAAGGCGCAGGCCTCGCTGGAAGCGGCCAGCCAGCTGGTCAAGGTCAATGACCAGCTGGCCAGGCTGAATTCGGCCGGTGCGCTCGAACTGGCGCAGTCGCGGGGCAAGGCCAAGGAAGCCGCGGCGGATACCAGCTATATGCAGACCGTCGTGTCCAAGTGCTCGATTACCGCGCCGTTCGACGGCCGGGTGGCGCGGCGCATTGCCGCCGTGCACCAGTACGTCAGCCCGGGCAATCCGGTGCTGGACATCGTCGATTCCGGCCAGCTGGAACTGCGCATGATTGTGCCGTCCAAGTGGCTGGCCCGCGTGACGCCAGGCAGCCGCTTCACCGTGGTGGTGGACGAACTCGGCACCCGTTTCCCGGCGCATGTCGAACGCCGCGGGGCGCAGATCGATCCGGTCAGCCAGTCCATCCCGGTGGTGGGGGTGATCGATGGTGATGCCGCCAGCCTGCTGCCCGGCATGAGCGGCTGGGCCAGTTTCAAGTAA
- a CDS encoding DUF4347 domain-containing protein — MLALEPRLMFDGAVVATAAVADTHVDATRDTSATRSDAAAPATPAAAERPVAEQSAAVSGRQVVFIDSGVRDYQSLVSQMPPGTEVVMLDGRGDGLAQIARWAQSHSGYSAIHILSHGTEGNLLLGTQTLNGANMASHQAELSTIGQALSANGDILLYGCNIAAGQAGATFVDSLARYTQADVAASTDMTGASSLGGDWVLERSSGHIDVTGLRPAYSYLLAQPVNGTTSFDNVSNGPYLAIGGSYGVGLTASNVEGWDVLLKSAAATNCYISAEAMTGQTLMISGGSNDGMPLAYMSLSANNGYLFDLARVDVAIAGPSVGSSGVVRLVGYRDGVAVSGAILSLMLTDTNLGGLLISFNVSGNDAFKGIDSFRIQADGSYQVTGAFGVDNVTATNFRAPTVAPVLTPSGGSSAYSGGTGNAVTVDSGMIVTDTDSATQASATVAITGNFRSGEDLLAFSNSNSVTFGNISASYNSSTGILTMTSSGATATLAQWQAALRAVTYQDTSLSPNTATRTISFTVNDGGNDSTTVTRNVTVAANIAPVIGNLNGDNPTFTEKGGAVKLDTGSAVTVTDSDSPDFTGGNVTVRITANGQSQDALGIDTSGTVALSSGTSVGSVVTVGGVAIGVIAGDGVSGHDLVITFNSNATPARVSILVAALTFNNGSSDPGTASRTVNVSVNDGHGASSSGNVAVSVAAVNDAPTATATGRNPAFTIGDAAVQVFSGASFSTVEAGQSLLQLTLTVSGLHDGSSEILTIDGSSVALTNGNTLTSAGNGLSISVSVSGGVATVTLVSSGMSGATASSVVNGITYRDSSSSAIGGSRVVTLTSVRDSGGTGNGGVDTTSLAVASSIMVGVVPVVSVSGGSSAFTAGDNMASTPVAVDSGMTVTDTASSTLASATVSITGNFHAGEDILAFSNGNSSLYGNIVASYNNGTGVLTMTSSGATATLAQWQAALRAVTYTDSAVTPNTATRTISFQVNDGSASSTTVSRALTVTAVDQTPVATGSGGSAAFAAGDNTVSTPVVVDSGITVSDLDNSTLASATVSITGNFHSGEDILAFSNTSAIAFGNIVASYNSGTGVLTMTSSGATATLAQWQAALRAVTYTDSAVTPNSATRTISFSVSDGSKSSAVVSRSVTVAAVDQTPVTTTSGGSAAFAAGDNTASTPVVVDSGITVSDLDNSTLASATVSITGNFHSGEDILAFSNTSAIAFGNIVASYNSGTGVLTLTSSGATATLAQWQAALRAVTYTDSAVTPNTATRTISFAVNDGSKDSAAVSRTVTVAATDQTPIATATAGSGSYPVGGTPTPVVVDSGITLSDRDSSTLASATVAITGNFHSDQDLLAFSNGNASLYGNISASYNSSTGVLTLTSGGGTATLAQWQAALQAVTYNNSSTSPDTASRTVSIRVNDGSKDSAAVTRVIAMQLLVPTVDGLTVGSDTGRSQSDGVTSNNMPTLSGTAIPNSLVTIYVDGVQVDGTVADSAGVWHYSFVSSLADGVHDITAMTSSGAVSSGLSPACRVTIDTSAPSAPSGVALSTATDSGSSHSDGVTRINQPTLVGTAEAGSTVAVYVDGVQVGTTTADGSGAWRYALTSALADGDHSVRATGTDAAGNTGALSSALTLTIDTVTPAVQQVALLDAQPVSGNRAAYSVAFSKPVDMLTSADLSILTSGTAHGSILSITRSSPTTFIVQLGDVGGNGNLSLVIKSGAAADLAGNALSQPVTAPAYQVSTPSTDLAPIMPSSPPTRPGGDGHPAPAVVVAPITPNIVLATTAGGTSAGSLPSIASWDAPVQDAGGYRAFGQSRQFGLDHFAMPALTGDGERTGGRSGLSGFVSTGLDARAPVLRIVPDLGVLSVQADQSFSVQLPAGTVVARDPGGLTIQVRQSNGQPLPPWLHFDPATGTFSGKPPAGWNRTLSLEVSVFDKDGHRGQARLQLQFGQRLASAEAPAAEPAARGKPALSEQFARARVATAPDWQAPATLPEPA, encoded by the coding sequence ATGCTGGCACTGGAGCCGCGGCTGATGTTCGATGGCGCGGTCGTCGCCACGGCCGCCGTGGCCGATACCCATGTCGATGCGACACGCGATACGTCGGCGACCCGGTCCGATGCCGCAGCGCCCGCGACACCCGCTGCCGCCGAGCGCCCGGTGGCCGAACAGTCCGCAGCCGTCTCCGGCCGGCAGGTGGTGTTTATCGACTCCGGCGTGCGCGATTACCAGTCGCTGGTGTCGCAGATGCCGCCGGGCACCGAGGTGGTGATGCTGGACGGCCGGGGCGACGGGCTGGCACAGATCGCCCGGTGGGCGCAGTCGCACAGCGGCTACAGTGCCATTCACATCCTGTCGCACGGTACCGAGGGCAATCTGCTGCTGGGCACGCAGACGCTCAACGGTGCCAATATGGCCAGCCATCAGGCGGAGCTGTCGACCATCGGCCAGGCATTGAGCGCCAATGGCGACATCCTGCTGTACGGCTGCAATATCGCGGCCGGCCAGGCCGGTGCCACCTTTGTTGACAGCCTGGCCCGTTATACCCAGGCCGATGTGGCGGCGTCCACCGACATGACCGGTGCCAGCAGCCTGGGCGGCGACTGGGTGCTGGAGCGCAGCAGCGGCCATATTGATGTGACCGGGCTGCGGCCGGCCTACAGCTATCTGCTGGCACAGCCGGTGAATGGCACGACGAGTTTCGACAATGTGAGCAACGGTCCGTATCTCGCCATTGGTGGTTCGTACGGCGTCGGCCTGACCGCGAGCAATGTGGAGGGCTGGGATGTGCTGCTGAAATCGGCGGCTGCAACCAATTGCTATATCAGTGCCGAGGCGATGACCGGGCAGACCCTCATGATCAGTGGGGGCAGTAATGATGGCATGCCATTGGCTTACATGTCGCTCAGTGCGAACAACGGCTACCTGTTCGATCTGGCCCGGGTCGATGTGGCCATTGCCGGCCCGTCAGTCGGCAGTTCCGGGGTAGTCCGGCTGGTGGGTTACCGGGATGGTGTGGCGGTCAGTGGTGCGATATTGAGCCTGATGCTGACCGACACCAATCTCGGCGGGCTGCTGATAAGCTTCAACGTCTCCGGCAATGATGCGTTCAAGGGCATCGATTCGTTCCGTATCCAGGCGGATGGCTCATACCAGGTTACCGGTGCTTTCGGTGTCGACAATGTCACGGCCACCAACTTCCGCGCACCGACCGTTGCGCCAGTACTGACCCCAAGTGGTGGCAGCAGTGCCTACAGTGGCGGCACCGGCAATGCGGTGACGGTCGACAGTGGCATGATCGTGACTGATACCGACAGCGCCACCCAGGCCAGCGCCACGGTGGCGATTACCGGCAACTTCCGCAGCGGGGAAGACCTGCTGGCGTTCAGCAACAGCAACAGCGTCACCTTCGGCAACATCAGCGCCAGCTACAACAGCAGCACCGGCATCCTGACCATGACCTCCAGCGGGGCGACCGCCACCCTGGCGCAATGGCAGGCGGCGCTGCGCGCGGTCACCTACCAGGACACCTCGCTGTCACCGAATACGGCTACCCGTACCATCAGCTTTACCGTCAATGACGGGGGCAACGACAGTACGACCGTGACCCGGAACGTCACGGTTGCCGCCAATATTGCCCCGGTGATCGGCAATCTGAATGGTGACAACCCGACCTTTACCGAAAAGGGCGGGGCGGTAAAACTGGATACCGGCAGTGCCGTGACCGTGACCGACAGTGATTCGCCCGATTTTACCGGCGGCAATGTGACGGTGCGCATTACCGCCAACGGGCAGAGCCAGGATGCGCTGGGCATCGATACCAGTGGCACGGTGGCGCTGAGCAGCGGCACCAGCGTGGGCAGTGTGGTGACTGTGGGTGGTGTCGCCATTGGTGTCATCGCCGGCGACGGGGTGAGTGGCCATGACCTGGTCATCACTTTCAACAGCAATGCGACGCCGGCCCGGGTCAGCATCCTGGTCGCTGCGCTGACCTTCAACAATGGCAGCAGTGATCCCGGCACGGCCAGCCGTACGGTCAATGTCAGCGTCAACGACGGGCATGGCGCCAGCAGCTCGGGCAATGTCGCGGTGTCGGTCGCAGCTGTCAATGATGCGCCGACGGCCACCGCCACCGGCAGGAATCCGGCCTTTACCATCGGCGATGCCGCCGTGCAGGTCTTCAGTGGCGCCAGCTTCAGCACGGTTGAGGCTGGCCAGAGCCTGCTCCAGCTGACGCTGACCGTCTCCGGGCTGCATGATGGCAGCAGCGAAATCCTGACGATCGACGGCAGCAGCGTGGCGCTGACCAATGGCAATACATTGACCAGTGCCGGCAACGGGCTGAGCATTTCCGTATCGGTATCGGGGGGCGTGGCCACCGTTACCCTCGTCAGCAGCGGCATGTCCGGTGCCACGGCCAGCAGCGTGGTCAACGGCATAACCTATCGCGACAGCAGCAGCAGCGCCATTGGCGGCAGCCGCGTGGTGACGCTGACGTCGGTCCGGGACAGCGGTGGCACCGGCAATGGCGGTGTTGATACCACCAGCCTGGCCGTGGCGTCCTCGATCATGGTGGGTGTCGTGCCGGTGGTGAGCGTCAGCGGCGGCAGCAGCGCTTTTACTGCCGGCGACAACATGGCATCCACCCCGGTGGCCGTTGACAGCGGCATGACCGTGACCGATACCGCCAGCAGTACGCTGGCCAGCGCCACGGTGTCGATCACCGGCAATTTCCACGCCGGCGAGGACATCCTTGCATTCAGCAATGGCAACAGCAGCCTCTACGGCAATATCGTTGCCAGCTACAACAACGGCACCGGGGTGCTGACGATGACTTCCAGCGGCGCGACGGCGACGCTGGCGCAATGGCAGGCGGCACTGCGGGCGGTGACCTACACCGACAGCGCGGTGACGCCGAACACGGCCACCCGCACCATCAGCTTCCAGGTCAACGACGGCAGTGCCAGCAGCACGACGGTCAGCCGGGCGCTGACCGTCACGGCGGTCGACCAGACCCCGGTTGCCACGGGCAGCGGCGGCAGTGCCGCCTTTGCCGCCGGCGACAATACGGTATCCACCCCGGTGGTGGTGGACAGCGGCATTACGGTGTCGGATCTGGACAACAGCACCCTGGCCAGCGCCACGGTGTCGATCACCGGCAACTTCCACAGCGGCGAAGACATACTGGCATTCAGCAATACCAGCGCGATCGCCTTCGGCAATATCGTCGCCAGCTACAACAGCGGCACCGGGGTGCTGACGATGACCTCCAGCGGCGCGACGGCGACGCTGGCGCAATGGCAGGCAGCCTTGCGGGCAGTGACCTACACCGACAGCGCGGTGACGCCAAACAGCGCGACCCGCACCATCAGCTTCAGCGTCAGCGACGGCAGCAAGAGCAGTGCCGTGGTCAGCCGCAGCGTGACCGTGGCTGCGGTCGACCAGACCCCGGTCACCACGACCAGCGGCGGCAGTGCGGCCTTTGCCGCCGGCGACAACACGGCATCCACCCCGGTGGTGGTCGACAGCGGCATCACGGTCTCGGACCTGGACAACAGCACCCTGGCCAGTGCCACGGTGTCGATTACCGGCAACTTCCACAGCGGCGAAGACATACTGGCATTCAGCAATACCAGCGCGATCGCCTTCGGCAATATCGTCGCCAGCTACAACAGCGGCACCGGGGTGCTGACGCTGACCTCCAGCGGGGCGACGGCGACGCTGGCGCAGTGGCAGGCGGCCTTGCGGGCCGTGACCTACACCGACAGCGCGGTAACGCCGAACACGGCCACCCGCACCATCAGCTTTGCCGTCAATGACGGCAGCAAGGACAGCGCGGCGGTCAGCCGGACGGTAACGGTGGCCGCCACCGACCAGACGCCGATCGCCACGGCCACGGCCGGCAGCGGCAGTTATCCGGTCGGCGGTACGCCGACGCCGGTGGTGGTCGACAGCGGCATCACGCTGTCGGACCGGGACAGCAGCACGCTGGCCAGTGCCACGGTGGCGATCACCGGCAATTTCCACAGCGATCAGGATCTGCTGGCGTTCAGCAATGGTAATGCCAGCCTCTACGGCAATATCAGCGCCAGCTACAACAGCAGTACCGGGGTGCTGACCCTGACGTCCGGCGGCGGTACCGCGACGCTGGCGCAATGGCAGGCAGCGCTGCAGGCCGTGACCTACAACAACAGCTCGACCTCGCCGGACACCGCGTCCCGTACCGTCAGCATCAGGGTCAATGACGGCAGCAAGGACAGCGCAGCGGTGACCCGCGTCATCGCGATGCAACTGCTGGTGCCGACGGTAGACGGACTGACGGTCGGCAGCGACACCGGCCGCAGCCAGAGTGACGGCGTGACCAGCAACAACATGCCGACCCTGAGCGGAACGGCCATTCCGAACAGTCTGGTCACCATCTATGTGGATGGCGTGCAGGTGGACGGCACCGTGGCGGATAGTGCCGGCGTCTGGCACTACAGCTTTGTCTCCAGCCTGGCCGACGGCGTGCATGACATCACGGCCATGACCAGCAGCGGCGCGGTCAGCAGCGGCCTGTCCCCTGCCTGTCGGGTGACTATCGACACCAGCGCGCCATCCGCGCCGTCCGGCGTTGCACTGAGTACGGCGACCGACAGCGGCAGCAGCCACAGCGACGGCGTGACCCGTATCAACCAGCCGACCCTTGTCGGCACGGCGGAAGCCGGCAGCACCGTGGCGGTGTACGTGGACGGTGTGCAGGTCGGCACGACGACGGCGGATGGCAGCGGCGCGTGGCGCTATGCGCTGACCAGCGCCCTGGCCGACGGTGACCACAGCGTGCGGGCGACCGGAACCGATGCCGCCGGCAATACCGGAGCGCTGTCGTCCGCGCTCACCCTGACCATCGACACCGTGACCCCGGCCGTGCAGCAAGTCGCCTTGCTGGATGCCCAGCCGGTCAGCGGTAACCGGGCTGCCTACAGCGTGGCGTTTTCCAAACCGGTGGACATGCTGACCAGCGCGGATCTCTCCATCCTGACCTCGGGCACCGCCCACGGCAGCATCCTGAGCATTACCCGCAGCAGCCCGACCACCTTTATCGTCCAGCTGGGAGACGTGGGCGGCAACGGCAACCTGTCGCTGGTCATCAAGTCCGGTGCGGCGGCGGACCTTGCCGGCAACGCCCTGTCGCAGCCGGTCACGGCGCCGGCCTACCAGGTCAGCACGCCGTCCACGGACCTGGCGCCGATCATGCCGTCCTCGCCGCCGACGCGGCCGGGCGGGGACGGCCACCCGGCGCCGGCCGTGGTCGTGGCACCGATTACACCGAATATCGTACTGGCCACGACGGCCGGCGGCACCAGTGCGGGCAGCCTGCCGTCCATCGCTTCGTGGGATGCGCCGGTCCAGGATGCCGGCGGTTACCGGGCGTTTGGCCAGTCCAGACAATTCGGCCTCGACCATTTCGCCATGCCCGCGCTGACCGGGGACGGGGAGAGAACCGGCGGGCGGAGCGGGCTGTCCGGCTTCGTCAGCACCGGTCTGGATGCCCGGGCGCCGGTTCTCCGGATCGTGCCGGACCTTGGCGTGCTGTCGGTCCAGGCCGACCAGAGTTTCAGCGTCCAGCTGCCGGCCGGCACGGTCGTTGCTCGCGATCCCGGCGGGCTGACGATCCAGGTGCGGCAGAGCAATGGCCAGCCGCTGCCGCCGTGGCTGCACTTCGACCCGGCCACCGGCACTTTCAGCGGCAAGCCGCCGGCGGGCTGGAACCGGACGCTGTCGCTTGAAGTCAGCGTCTTCGACAAGGACGGTCACCGCGGTCAGGCCCGTCTCCAGTTGCAGTTCGGTCAGCGCCTGGCCTCCGCGGAGGCGCCGGCCGCCGAGCCGGCTGCACGCGGCAAGCCGGCGCTGAGCGAGCAGTTTGCGCGGGCGCGGGTCGCCACGGCGCCGGACTGGCAGGCGCCGGCGACCCTGCCGGAACCGGCCTGA
- a CDS encoding efflux RND transporter periplasmic adaptor subunit: protein MNPVDHTRELAGLLQLLRRAREAESAAQLGFIMVNETRQLLDYRQAALWHEGPHGHVGALSGLVELDPTAPYLQWLDRLFSHLRQQDGGPCRQLGAADVPPALADEWATWLPAHALWLRLDGAGALLLAHEQGWGEYELKLAAELAHGYSHAWRQFAPRHNWRDRVRSWLAVGRHRRRVLLLVVVLACLPIRLSVLARAEVVPQNPRLLRAPVTGVIADVRVQPNQRVAQGTALFSLDATALSGQFELASRERDAAQESFRASAQLAVTDDKARQAMAQEHARMEEKTITADYTGRELQRLHVAAPAAGVVVFSDRSDWLGRAVTAGEKVMTLADPARVELTAWLPAGEAIAIEPGSDITLYPNAAPTESYDAEVSRVAYRAEVSEGGQLAYRLQARFKSGEKPRLGQMGTARVYGDWVPMCYYLLRRPLTAARQWLGW, encoded by the coding sequence ATGAATCCTGTCGATCACACCCGCGAACTCGCGGGGCTGCTGCAGTTGCTGCGGCGTGCCCGCGAGGCGGAAAGTGCTGCGCAACTGGGTTTCATCATGGTCAATGAAACCCGGCAACTGCTGGACTACCGCCAGGCCGCGCTGTGGCATGAAGGGCCGCACGGGCATGTTGGCGCCCTGTCCGGACTGGTCGAGCTCGATCCCACGGCCCCGTATCTGCAATGGCTGGACCGGCTGTTCAGCCATCTCCGCCAGCAGGACGGCGGTCCGTGCCGGCAGCTGGGCGCGGCCGACGTGCCGCCGGCACTGGCCGACGAGTGGGCAACCTGGCTGCCGGCGCATGCGCTCTGGCTGCGGCTGGATGGTGCCGGCGCGTTGCTGCTGGCGCACGAGCAGGGCTGGGGCGAGTACGAGCTGAAGCTGGCGGCCGAACTGGCCCATGGCTACAGCCATGCCTGGCGCCAGTTCGCGCCGCGCCACAACTGGCGTGACCGGGTGCGCTCCTGGCTGGCGGTGGGCAGGCATCGCCGCCGCGTGCTGCTGCTGGTCGTGGTGCTGGCCTGCCTGCCGATCCGCCTCAGCGTGCTGGCGCGTGCCGAAGTCGTGCCGCAGAATCCGCGGCTGCTGCGCGCACCGGTGACCGGCGTGATTGCCGACGTCAGGGTGCAACCGAACCAGCGCGTGGCCCAGGGAACAGCCCTGTTCTCGCTGGACGCCACGGCGCTGTCCGGCCAGTTCGAGCTGGCCAGCCGCGAGCGCGATGCGGCACAGGAGAGCTTCCGCGCCAGTGCCCAGCTGGCGGTGACCGACGACAAGGCCAGGCAGGCCATGGCGCAGGAACATGCGCGCATGGAAGAAAAAACCATCACGGCCGACTATACCGGCCGCGAGCTGCAGCGGCTGCATGTCGCCGCGCCGGCCGCTGGTGTCGTGGTGTTCTCGGACCGCAGTGACTGGCTGGGACGTGCGGTGACGGCGGGCGAGAAGGTCATGACCCTTGCCGATCCGGCCCGGGTCGAACTGACCGCCTGGCTGCCGGCCGGCGAGGCGATCGCCATCGAGCCGGGCAGTGACATCACCCTGTATCCGAATGCGGCGCCGACCGAATCCTACGATGCGGAAGTCAGCCGCGTGGCCTACCGCGCCGAAGTCAGCGAGGGCGGGCAGCTTGCCTACCGGCTCCAGGCCCGGTTCAAGTCCGGCGAGAAGCCGCGTCTTGGCCAGATGGGCACGGCTCGGGTCTACGGCGACTGGGTACCGATGTGCTATTACCTGCTGCGTCGTCCGCTGACCGCCGCCCGGCAATGGCTGGGCTGGTAG